The Silene latifolia isolate original U9 population chromosome Y, ASM4854445v1, whole genome shotgun sequence sequence GTAATGCGATGAGCAGGGACAATGACAAGCCTACTAATAGGTTCAGTCCATGGGACAGCAGGATGCTTTGTCCTGAACAATTCATAGCCTTTAGAGAGAATAAATCTACCCTGGTGAACACATGTCTGAACGAGCAATTGAGCCTGCTGAATGCCACCTGCAAGCTGAATACAAGCATCTCTAACCTTCAAAATTCCCTTCAAACTGTCAGGGAAACTATCTTTAATGGGAGTGTGCTACACATCAGTCCCTTTAAAGGGGTAACTCTGAATCCATTTGACCCAATAGCTATCATCAGTGCTGCCAAGCTTCCAAACCCACTTTAATAGCATTGCTTTGTTCTATGAGAGCAACTCCTTTAACCCAAAACCCCCTTCTTTCCAGGGAGCACAAACTGCTTTCCAGCTTTTAAAAGTCATCCTTCGATGACCTTCCTGAACTTGCCAAAAGAAGTCTTTActcaatttgttgataatttTAAGCACACCCAGAGGCAAGAGGATACTAGCACACCAGTAATTTTGAAGACCAAACAGAACAGATTGGATCAGTTGAAGTTCACCAGCATAGCTGAGAAACTTAGTGGACCGGTGATGAATAGCATTCTGCAATTTAGTAATAAGCATACCAAAATTGGTAAGGCATAATCTGGCTGCATTCAAAGGAACACCCAGGTATCTGATAGGAAAGTCCTCATGCTGAAAATGTGTGAATGCAAGGATAGCCTGTTTGACTTGCTCCTGGACTCCTCCAAAGAAAATGGAAGTTTTCTCAGGGTTAGCTCTTAAACCAGAAAGCCTACCAAAATGTTCCAGGGTCTGCACAACAGCTTTAACAGATGGCAAGTCACCTCTGGTGAAAATCATTAAGTCATCAACAAATATCAGATGAGTAAGCTTGATTCCCACACATTTAGGATGCATAGAGACCTGAGGTAATTTGCAAATTTCACGAAGATATCTGGACAAAACCTCCATGCTCAACACAAAAATGTAAGGGGAGAAAGGATCTCCCTGACGAACACCACTTTTCCCCTTGAAAAATCCATGACTGGAGCCATTGACTTTCAAAGAGAACCAAGACCCAGAGATGCAAGCCATTATGAGCTTAACAAAGGCAGCAGGGAAGTTAAAAGCTACCAACATATTCTCAATGAAAGACCATTGCAAAGTGTCAAAAGCCTTCCTTATATCTACCTTCATTAAACATCTAGGAGTGAGGTACTTCCTATTGTAACCCTTAACAAGGCCCTGAGACAGCATCACATTTTCAAAAATGTTTTTACCTTTGACAAAAGCACCTTGTTCTCCTCCAATAAGCTTAGGAAGGAGATGTTGCATGCGGGTAGCAATGATCTTACTGGTGACCTTGTAAATAGTGGAGCAGCAAGAGATAGGCCTGAAATCTTGAACATACTTAGGAACATTTTTCTTAGGCAGAAGAGAAATGAGAGTGGTATTGGCTTGCTTTACCAGTTTTCCAGTAGAGAAGAATAACTGAATAGCATGGCAAAAATCCTATTCAATAACATCCCAAGAATGCTTAAAAAATCCTGAAGAAAAACCATCAGGTCCAGGGCTTTTGTTAGACCCTATACTAAACAAAGCAGTCTTAATTTCAGAGTTACTGACTGGAGCAGTCAAAGGTATCCAATCATCAGAGGACAAGGTGGTTCCTTGAGCAATAAAGGAACTGTCCAGGGGCTCTACAGGAGTTGCAGTCCCAAGAAGATCAGTGTAATATTCCACAAAGGCATTAGCAACATTGTCCAAGCCATGTTGAGTGGGCCCATGCATATCAACAATTTCACCAACAATTTGTTAAGCCCTTCTCTCAGCAATTTTGGCAAAAAAGAATTCAGAGCAGCAATCATCATGTTTAATAGTATGCTCCTTAGCTCTCTGACTAAGGATATTGAGTTCAGCTTTCTTCAACTTACTAAAATTGTCCAGAAGTTGTTTTTTCTCAGCAAGAAGGGCAGCAGAAAAAGGGGAATTTTGAAGAGCTTATTGACATTGAGACAGCTGAGCTCTAGCAGTAGCAACCCTATCACCAATATTAGAATAAGAGTTTTTATGAAGGCCAGCTAAATCCTGCTTGATGGCCTTGAGCTTACTGAAAATGATATGCATTGGAGTACCATAATGAACTTCTTTCCACCTACAACTGATAAGCTCCTTGTAAGAAGGTTCAGCAACCCAACAGTTGAGAAAATGGAACCTTTTTTTAATAGGAAGACTAGGAAAGACAGTCATAATGACTGGAGAGTGGTCAGAGACCCCAGCAGGAGGATAAGCAGTATTAGGAAATTGATGAATCCAAAACTGATTACCCATAGCCCTATCTAATTTTGACCAAGTCCTAGTCCCAGACTCCTACTTATTAGTCCAGGTATATAAGCAACCAGTACCATTAATATCCTCCAACCCAGCATCAACAATACATTCATTAAAAGCCATGATGTCCTCTAAATCAGGGGGATTAGGACCAATCCGTTCATTGATATCCCTTACAACATTGAAATCCCCAAGAGTAAGGAGTGGCTTCTGATGGAGAGAGGTCCGTCTCAAGTGAGACCAAAGATCAGACCTAGCATCACCAGTATTAAATCCATAAACAACAGACACCCATACCACATTCCCTGTAGCAAAGTGCTTGACTTTACAGAAGATGTGTTGAGCATCTTGATGTAACTCTTCTACATGAATAGTAACAGGATCCCAAATGCACCAAATTCTCCCATTGTAATGAGATTTACAGTTAGTAAGAATCTCATAGTTATTGAAATACTGAAGAGATTTTTTATTTTAACCCTAGTTTCCAAAATACCAAGCAGGTCAATATGGTTAGTCCTTATAAAGTTTCTGACCTCAGCTTGCTTTAAGGGCTCATTGAACCCTCTGATGTTTCAAGTGGCTATCTTCATTTATCAGGTGGAACAGAAACCTCCTCTATAGCAATGGCATTACTACCTTTTGCCAAATAAACCTCTGCAAAACTCAACACTTCAAACCTATTAGAGAGGAAGGTATAGGTGATGGTCTGTTGAATAGCCAAACATTGAGACTTCTGTCTAGAGCCAGAGGATCCTGAGTGCATTACAGAACTAACAGCCAGCTTGCCCCCTCTCCTTAAGAGACGAGTAGGACCTAGCAAAGGGCATCCTGAGCCCCCTCCCCAAAAAGGAAGAGTAGGCAAGTTAGCAGCATAGCCTGAGGTACCACCTAACCCCTGGCCTCCTGAGAAAGAATTCAGGGAGCCCTGCTTCACAGATAAGACAGTACCTTGGAAAGGTGGAAACTGACCTAGCATAAGGGGTCCAGAGTGCCTTACAGAAGGGGGTATGGAGCAGCTCAACTGAGACTCACTTGGACATAGGCCTAGATGGCAGCATTCTGAGCCTGAATCCTTATGAGTTTCAGTAGATCCACCCTTACTCCCTGCTGAGATACCACCTCTCCCTTTGCATCCTGAGTCAGTGCCATCCTTAGCAGGTTGCTGCCTTTGAGTAGCAGGTTGAGAGACAGGTCGAAAAACTTTCTTGTGCTTCTTATGAGGAGCCACAACCTTAGATTTCATAGCATTGGGAGGTTTAGAAACATTCCTGTTAAACTTACAAGTCCTCTCCTCATGCCCTAACTTACCACAGCTTTTGCAATGATAAGGTAACCATTCATAATGAATCCTTTGAACAGAATAATCCTGAAAAGGAGTTTTGATAACCACAATCTTTGGAAGCTCAGCAGCTATGTCAACTTCAACCAGAACTCGGGCAAAAGACAATCTAGTCTTCATGGTAGTAGGATAATCATCAAACAACGGCTTACCAATCTTACTTGCCATCTTACTAAGAATGGTTTCAGTCCAGAGAAATGGGTCAAGATCAGGGAAAAGGACCCAAATGGGAACACATGAAACTCTCTCCATTTCTTGAGAAAAAGTAGGATACCATTGCTTAAGGATGAGAGAGTTTTGACCCAAAGTCCAAGGACCATCCCTAAGAATAGTATGCATATCTCCCATGGAAGCAAAACGAAAACTAAACCAACCCTTCTTAAAATATTGAACAATGGGTAAGGAGACATGATTCCAATGCTTAGTAACAAAATCTTGCATTGACTTAAGAGATGGTTTAGCCCCTAGAACATTACCCATAAGAGTACATTCCTAGGAATTCAATTCAGACTGAATTTCATCCATGTCAACAACAATAGGAGCTTCAAGATCAGAAGTACAATGAAGACTCATACCCAATTTCTTTGACTCATTAACAACACTAGACCAATTTTTATCGGGTACTTTTGTTGCATTCACCGTAGTAGGAACATTCAAAGAACTAGCATTCACAATAGATGCATCACCATCAAAATTCAATACAGAAATGCGAGGTGGAACAGAAGCATCTCTGTTAATGGCGAAGAGAACAGAAGTGCTATCATCTTGAGTTACAAGAGAATTACCTATCGTTGAAGATTGAGGAGGATTAACAATTGTCCTAGAAAAGGATTTAGAAGCAGATTTGTCCAATGCTTCCACAATTAGGTCATTAATGGTGGACGCTCGAGCAGGGGACATCTGGGTTTGAGAATTCTCCGTCAATTCTTCACGAGAAGGCAAGAAAGTCGTATCTAGAGAATCGTAATTAGTAGAGCTCAACAATGGTGCTCGATTTTTCGGTGGGCGACCTCTCCCTCGAGCCATAGGTCAACAATGGCGAAAACTTGTTCGTCAAGATTGAGAGAAAAGCTTTCTCTAACTAGACTAGAAAGAGAGAGAGcgcgtttattattattattattattattattattattattattattattattattattattattattattattattattgttgttgttgttgttgttattgttgttgttattgttgttgttgttattgttgttgttattgttgttattattgttcttattattcttattcttattattattattattattattattattattattattattattattattattattattattattattattattattattattattattattattattattattattattattacttgccaagagagaacattgataaaaaaaattatactctaaaacacaaggtaaaataataacatttttccgctttatatgcattggtttgttcatacattatactacgattacattacgataacaaataaatcacatattatatcttttttttctaaccatttatttccatattatcataatcctcatcacTTTCATCTTCACTATCACTCTCAACAACGGATCCATTGACTCGCCAAATATTTTTGACTATGTTGTTTCGTACCTAATACATGACCTTATTCCGCTTTTTATCAATTATGCCCAAATCTATTGTGACGCTGAAATTATTAATGAGaggagtaattttttttttaaaataataatgtatgtatcgaataattaatgtcaaatgtttttgtatcggtctttaaaaataatactttgtatatagcttttctgaactaaatttataagatctgaatttttctgaactgaacttataggatctgaactgaacttataggatctaaactgaacttattggatctgaactgaactgaacttataggatctgaactgaacttataggatctgaactgaacttataggatctgaagtgaactgaacttatagaatctgaagtgAACTggaattaagtgactttaagtccaaaagaataaGGTCTAAAGCTCCAAACCTGATACAATGTGTAAGGGTCACCTTGTTTTTTACTATATAATATACTCGGTCCTCTGTTTCagttatttatttatatattctATTTTGCTGGGTATTTTGATCATAAACACTCAATTTAGttcacttgtcatctaataagATAAACAATTAATCGAAACGGAATGAATAGCTATTATTATACGATTTGTCAATTTAAGCACATAACGGAATGACTACTTTATTTGTAGTAATTCTTATGCAAGGCGGTGGTCGTATTTTAAAATATCTATCATAGCATTGGTTATAACTTTCTATTTGTTGTTTCCGTTTAAACTTCATGTAAAGCCATTCAATTACTCAATACTAAATCAAGTTACGTATAAGTAATAAGTTAAGAAATCAATTATTAACTATTTTGAATGATGCTAAATCAATTATTAACTACCCCTAAACCGCAGCCGTGTCACTATATGTTGCAGCATCCACGTTTATTTTCCAAACTTCGGGGCAGGAGTTATATGCTAGCTACAATTTATTTGTCATTACCTCATCCTTCCATCCAATATTTTAGCATTACCCGTAATAACAAATGGTTCCCCACTTCCCCTGGCAACTCTATGATTTACTTTGTTATTGTAGTTTCATATTGCCCAAGCACCATTACAAAAGTGTATTGAAGTTAAATTGTTGAGCATTAGACATTGATAATATTGCTAATTAAACATTAAAGAACAGCTATGTGCGTATATCTTTTGATAAAGATAAAGCAACAATCTCTTACCTTTCGTGACATTAGTTACCTCTTTTTTGTCTAGATCGAGACACACAAACACCATAACAATGCAAGTAGTCCATTATCTATGATGTAAACGTAATTGTGctgcaaaaataaaagaaaacaaacaaagaaattATCAATCAATGTACAAATAAAAAAACGTGGAAAACCAACTAAAGGAAGATGGAGAAGCAGGCGCATTGAGCCATTGAAtatgctatatatatatatatatatatatatatatatatatatatataaaataggtTCAACTAAGTCCACTTAGTTTagatgagtccataagttctcatCTAAACCCTTAAATTGTTACCTAATGAATGATTGAGATTAAAATTAAAAAACACACTCAGCCCCCCCCATTTCATTAATTCTTTTTCCCAATTACCgatctcttattcatttcccaaTGCCGAGTAC is a genomic window containing:
- the LOC141629027 gene encoding uncharacterized protein LOC141629027, with the protein product MGNVLGAKPSLKSMQDFVTKHWNHVSLPIVQYFKKGWFSFRFASMGDMHTILRDGPWTLGQNSLILKQWYPTFSQEMERVSCVPIWVLFPDLDPFLWTETILSKMASKIGKPLFDDYPTTMKTRLSFARVLVEVDIAAELPKIVVIKTPFQDYSVQRIHYEWLPYHCKSCGKLGHEERTCKFNRNVSKPPNAMKSKVVAPHKKHKKVFRPVSQPATQRQQPAKDGTDSGCKGRGGISAGSKGGSTETHKDSGSECCHLGLCPSESQLSCSIPPSVRHSGPLMLGQFPPFQGTVLSVKQGSLNSFSGGQGLGGTSGYAANLPTLPFWGGGSGCPLLGPTRLLRRGGKLAVSSVMHSGSSGSRQKSQCLAIQQTITYTFLSNRFEVLSFAEVYLAKGSNAIAIEEYFNNYEILTNCKSHYNGRIWCIWDPVTIHVEELHQDAQHIFCKVKHFATGNVVWVSVVYGFNTGDARSDLWSHLRRTSLHQKPLLTLGDFNVVRDINERIGPNPPDLEDIMAFNECIVDAGLEDINGTGCLYTWTNK